One Nitrospinota bacterium genomic window, CAAATGGAACATGCCCATCAGTATGGGTTCTCAAACTTATTGGTGTTGCATGGTCTGGAACGAGGAGAATTTTGTATTCCTTAAACTGTTCTATCTCTTTTAAAATATTAGCCACGACCCTTGAATCAAAATCTTCAATAGCCCTTATCTTTAACTCTACATCACCAGCATGTCCTCCCTCATCAGGAGCTTCCACGTGAAGATAGACAAAGTCTCTTTCTTTTAACTCAGCTATTGCATACTCTGCCTTTCCCTCATAATTGGTATCTAGATAACCCGTTGCTCCAGGAACATCTACAACCTTTAATCCAGCATATATCCCTAATCCTTTAATTAAGTCTACTGCAGAGATAATTGCCCCTGTCAGATTGTATTTCTCTTTAAAACTTATCAAATGAGGAGCCTTTCCCTGCCCCCAAAACCAGAGACTATTTGCAGGATTTAACCCTTTTTTTTCCCGCTCTTTATTTTTCTGATGACTGCTCAAGATTATCTGAGAATCACTCATAAGTTTAATTAATAACTTTGCATCCTCTCCTTTAGGGAGAAAATCGATTATCTTTTTATTAAGAATATCATGTGGGGGGGTTAAATCTAAATCGGTATTTCCATTCTTCCATACCATAAGATGCCGATAACTTACGCCGCTGTAAAAAGAAATACTCTCTGTATTTAACTCCCTTACTATATCAGATATCAAAAACCTAGCATCCTCAGTACTGATATGACCTGCACTATAATCTTCCATAACAAATTCAGTACCTACAAGCCTTAAGGTCACGAGATTGCAACGAAAAGCAACATCTGCAGGTGAAAGGTCTATTC contains:
- a CDS encoding cofactor-independent phosphoglycerate mutase; this encodes MKFIVLLGDGMADFPIPELGKRTPLQVAKTPNMDFIAKNGLTGSVCPIPKGLPLGSDVANLSILGYDPKKYYSGRAPLEAASIGIDLSPADVAFRCNLVTLRLVGTEFVMEDYSAGHISTEDARFLISDIVRELNTESISFYSGVSYRHLMVWKNGNTDLDLTPPHDILNKKIIDFLPKGEDAKLLIKLMSDSQIILSSHQKNKEREKKGLNPANSLWFWGQGKAPHLISFKEKYNLTGAIISAVDLIKGLGIYAGLKVVDVPGATGYLDTNYEGKAEYAIAELKERDFVYLHVEAPDEGGHAGDVELKIRAIEDFDSRVVANILKEIEQFKEYKILLVPDHATPISLRTHTDGHVPFAILSNSLVSDKGEKYDELLIEKGSLRFDRGYELMDYFIQGD